A single region of the Streptomyces sp. NBC_00236 genome encodes:
- a CDS encoding type I polyketide synthase, with protein MSNEEKLLEYLRRATADLRDMRKRLAAAERKSSGEPIAIVGMACRYPGGVGSPAELWDLVVEGRDGVSGFPVDRGWDVEGLYDPEPGKPNRTVTREGGFLYEAADFDAGVFGISPREALGMDPQQRLLLEASWEAVESAGIDPLSLKGSRTGVFAGLMYHDYALGTEAAATTGGSLVSGRVSYTLGLEGPSVTVDTACSSSLVALHLGAQALRSDECSMALVGGVTVMTTPDMFLYFSHQRGMAKDGRCKSFSAEADGTGCSEGVGVLMLERLSDAQRNGHPILAVVRGSAINQDGASSSMTAPNGPSQQRVIRAALEGAGLTATDVDMVEAHGTGTRLGDPIEAQALLATYGQGRAEGDPLWLGSLKSNLGHTQAAAGVGGVIKAVQAIRHGVLPRTLHVDVPTPQVDWSAGAVELLTESRAWPVRDRPRRAGVSSFGLSGTNAHVIVEQAPVVEEPEADSVVELPVVPVVLSARSEAGLSAQAGKLLEQLGESSSSLLDVGFSSVVSRAVLEHRAVVAVADREELVRGLTALAGGGVPSSVVRGVVRPAGKVAFLFTGQGAQRLGMGRELYEAYPAFAEAFDAVLGELDGRLGRSLREVVWGEDAELLNGTMFAQAGLFAVETALFRLVESWGVRPDFLVGHSVGEIAAAHVSGALSLADAAELVVARGRLMQALPSGGSMVAVEATETEVLPLLNGEVGIAAVNGPRSVVVSGAEVAVADLVGKFAGQGRRTSVLRVSHAFHSPLMEPMLAEFGAVVAGLSFGVPSIPVVSGVSGDLASGWGSAEYWVRHVREAVRFADAVSFVASRGVTSFVEIGPDGVLSGMAQQSVDTESAVFVPLVRKGRPEVASTVMALGQLHVSGTSVDWARFFEGSGARRVDLPTYAFQRERYWMQAELGAPDAGSLGLDQAGHPLLGAAVTLPGADGPVLTGRLSLDSQPWLADHRMGTSTLFPGAGLVELALCAGAQVGCDVLDELTLQVPLVLPPRGGVQIRVLVGADDGTGARSVTVHARDEDGAAGDAPWTLHADGLLRPDAAVPGFDAASWPPDGASPLELNDVYEELAQQGYAYGPVFQGLEAAWRRGGEIFAEVALPEAAVADAEHYGLHPALLDAALHASLVDGSGATPGGEGTARLPFAWKGVRLHAVGAARLRVRIAPAGPDSITVDGADAEGRPVFSVGALVTRPVAVAATAGTAPHGSLYAVRWTPLTVAPAPVAPEAVAVRWDDRHDGSVPEAAVLVWECPPPVGDMVSDAHELTARALGVVQEWLTEERFASSRLLMVTRGAVALPGEELTRPAAAAVSGLVRSAQTENPGRILLSDIDPDVTPDITALAASGEPESAVRAGGTWAPRLVRVPSAPDTADRAPFGGDDATVLVTGGTGTLGALVARHLVTAHGVRRLVLTGRRGPDAPGATALCAELTALGAEVTVTACDLSDREAVRALLTPHPPTAVVHCAGVLDDATLGSLTAGQLARVLRPKIDAAWNLHELTAGLDLSAFVLFSSVAGVLGNPGQANYAAGNAFLDALAVLRQGLGLPGQSLAWGLWADGMASGLDDTDLRRMSRSGVAPLLPGDALTLLDQAGQSDEALLLPVRLDLRTLREAEQPAPILSGLVRRKARATSAAPARQPRSGLAALAPKERLRALLDLVRDGVAAVLGHGSAADVEPDRAFTEIGFDSLTAMELRNRLASATGLRLPATLVFDHPNARAVAGHLDTLLAGDSTAAAPTAVAARTADDDPVVIVSMACRYPGGVRSPEDLWRLVDDGVDAITEFPRNRGWDLERLYDPESTRPGTCYVRHGGFLHDAADFDPGFFGMSPNDALTTDPQHRLMLEVAWEAMERATIDPLSLKGTATGVFTGTMYHDYAGNSAAGSLGPGRVSYTFGFEGPSLAVDTACSSSLVALHLAAQAVRSGECGLALVGGVTVMSTPETFVEFARQRGLSRDGRCRSFSAAADGAAWSEGAGVLVIERLSDARRNGHPVLAVLRGSAVNQDGASNGLMAPNGPSQQRVIRQALANAGLGTADVDAVEAHGTGTTLGDPIEAQALLATYGRGRPADQPLYLGSIKSNIGHAQAAAGIAGVIKMVEAMRHGVLPSSLHLEEPSPQVDWATGDVTLLTAARPWPELDRPRRAGISSFGISGTNAHVIIEAPAPDAAADMAAPAPERSAPVPWLLSARDPEGTARQAGRLLAHLESRPDADALDVAHSLATTRTPLEQRAALLVTDRAQAVRDLAVLADGGTTASLVAGQDTGRTGGGPTAFLFSGQGSQRLGMGGRLHRTHPAFAQAFDEAVAALDVHLDRPLAGIIREDEAALNRTGYTQAALFAFEVAQFRLLESWGVRPDFLAGHSIGELVAAHVCGALSLPDAARLVAARGLLMQALPEGGAMAALRASEDEVAPLLTGDAAVAAVNGPESVVVSGTASAVRAVTDHFAALGRSAKPLRVSHAFHSPLMEPMLADFARAAAGMTVREPSVPLVSTLTGRIVTAADLADPRHWVAHVREAVRFADAVHTLDEAGVTTYVEIGPDAALSALGPACLPDTTTAAFLPLSRRDRDEAAELVGALALAHVRHVPVDWTRFFAGSGANRIDLPTYAFRREPFWALPERAGADLTAAGLGATEHPLLGAVVALPDGGALLTGRLNRTELPWLDDHDLLGTPVLPAAAFADLALSAGTETGCPRLDELTVTAQLPLAAGPGTALRVTVGAPADDGRRTVDIHSRTQGVRPEDGEGAWVRHARGVLAPPAADPADETTAWPPPGATPVDPATLYDRLFALGHGHGPAFRTIGSAWRRGDELFADAVLDEQTAREQCVLHPALLDAAVQLARFGALPDGTEPDEGTPLSPAAWTGVQVHRSGATELRIRVRPTGPDRASFDLADGRGRPVLTAADISWKPVTPAELTAGTPTGALYRLEWVPAPVDIADLGSRTAVLASAGPLDDPRTGLPFPAFDPRGPRDGDAPDFVLLPLPAPSGDVPEAVRTHGAEVLAHLREFLHHTQDGGTTRLVVVTRNAVPAGDEAPDVRHAAVWGLVRAAQSEHPGRFVLADVDGLDASATALPDALATGADELAVRGGTVLVPKLVPAAPDTDPTAPAAGGGTVLVTGAVSATGAALVRRLVAEHGVTRVLLAGGPVAPGAADTLTDGTDAALVISDCDPADREALAGLLAGLPERLPLTAVVHTGPTGEGAPIGERTPHLLDEALRSHADVAWNLHELTTGLDLSAFVLLTSTHGLVHGAGAAHQAAAHTFLDAVARHRHSLGLPATAVATGPAEAGPGLLPLTAERTAALLGDALHTPAAALFALHPDQGALRTLAGHLPPVLGTLARTPGSPGTRPGTGLTVAAELRRRLAGRGEEERGRILLELVRSHVATLLGHPTPDAVGADRAFQDLGFDSLAAVELRRRLGSATGLGLPASLVFDHPDSRAVAAHLNGLIDDGSEEQDASEALLGMLDRLDASLTAAQPDAGARPRITSRLEALLRRWQDTHGDDTGRTRHEDDDALDSVTDDELFDVLDQEIGLL; from the coding sequence GTGAGTAACGAGGAAAAACTTCTCGAGTATCTGCGCCGGGCGACAGCCGACTTGCGCGACATGCGCAAAAGGCTCGCTGCCGCCGAACGCAAGTCCAGTGGCGAGCCGATTGCGATCGTGGGGATGGCGTGTCGTTATCCGGGTGGGGTGGGTTCTCCGGCCGAGTTGTGGGATCTGGTGGTGGAGGGCCGGGACGGTGTGTCGGGTTTTCCGGTGGATCGTGGGTGGGATGTGGAGGGTCTTTACGATCCGGAGCCGGGGAAGCCGAATCGTACGGTGACGCGTGAGGGTGGGTTTCTGTACGAGGCGGCTGATTTCGATGCCGGGGTGTTCGGGATCTCGCCGCGTGAGGCGTTGGGGATGGATCCGCAGCAGCGGTTGTTGCTGGAGGCGTCCTGGGAGGCGGTGGAGAGCGCGGGTATCGATCCCCTCTCCCTGAAGGGCAGCCGGACCGGCGTCTTCGCCGGCCTGATGTACCACGACTACGCGCTGGGCACGGAAGCCGCGGCCACGACCGGCGGCAGCCTCGTCTCCGGGCGCGTCTCCTACACCCTGGGCCTCGAAGGGCCGTCCGTCACGGTGGACACCGCCTGCTCGTCGTCACTGGTGGCCCTGCACCTGGGCGCCCAGGCCCTGCGGTCCGACGAGTGCTCGATGGCGCTGGTCGGTGGCGTGACGGTGATGACGACGCCGGACATGTTCCTCTACTTCAGCCATCAGCGCGGTATGGCCAAGGACGGCCGCTGCAAGTCCTTCTCCGCCGAGGCGGACGGCACCGGCTGCTCGGAGGGCGTCGGCGTCCTCATGCTGGAGCGCCTCTCGGACGCCCAGCGGAACGGTCACCCGATTCTCGCGGTGGTCCGGGGAAGCGCGATCAACCAGGACGGCGCCTCCAGCAGCATGACGGCTCCGAACGGTCCGTCGCAGCAGCGGGTGATCCGCGCGGCGTTGGAGGGCGCGGGACTGACTGCCACGGACGTGGACATGGTGGAGGCGCATGGGACCGGGACCCGGCTGGGTGATCCGATCGAGGCGCAGGCGTTGTTGGCGACGTATGGGCAGGGTCGTGCGGAGGGTGATCCGTTGTGGTTGGGCTCGCTGAAGTCGAACCTGGGCCACACCCAGGCGGCTGCGGGTGTGGGTGGGGTGATCAAGGCGGTGCAGGCGATTCGGCACGGTGTGCTGCCGAGGACGTTGCATGTGGATGTGCCGACGCCGCAGGTGGACTGGTCGGCGGGAGCGGTGGAGTTGCTGACGGAGTCGCGGGCGTGGCCGGTGCGGGATCGTCCGCGTCGGGCGGGTGTGTCGTCGTTCGGTCTGAGTGGGACGAACGCGCATGTGATCGTGGAGCAGGCTCCGGTGGTGGAGGAGCCGGAGGCGGACTCCGTGGTGGAGCTGCCGGTGGTGCCGGTGGTGTTGTCGGCGCGGAGTGAGGCGGGGCTGTCGGCGCAGGCCGGGAAGCTGCTGGAGCAGCTGGGGGAGTCCTCTTCCTCGTTGTTGGATGTGGGTTTTTCGTCGGTGGTGTCGCGTGCGGTGCTGGAGCATCGTGCGGTGGTCGCGGTCGCTGACCGTGAGGAGCTGGTGCGGGGTCTGACCGCGTTGGCCGGGGGCGGTGTCCCGTCTTCGGTGGTGCGGGGAGTGGTGCGGCCGGCGGGCAAGGTCGCGTTCCTGTTCACGGGTCAGGGTGCGCAACGACTCGGGATGGGCCGGGAGCTGTATGAGGCCTACCCAGCCTTCGCTGAAGCCTTCGACGCGGTGCTGGGGGAGTTGGATGGCCGGCTGGGGCGTTCGTTGCGTGAGGTGGTGTGGGGTGAGGACGCGGAGCTGCTGAACGGGACGATGTTCGCCCAGGCCGGCCTGTTCGCGGTGGAGACTGCCCTGTTCCGGTTGGTGGAGTCGTGGGGGGTGCGTCCGGACTTCCTGGTGGGGCATTCGGTGGGTGAGATCGCGGCCGCGCATGTGTCCGGGGCGTTGTCCCTGGCCGATGCGGCTGAGTTGGTGGTCGCTCGTGGTCGGTTGATGCAGGCGTTGCCTTCAGGTGGGTCGATGGTGGCGGTGGAGGCGACGGAGACCGAGGTGCTTCCGTTGTTGAACGGTGAGGTGGGGATAGCTGCGGTCAACGGTCCGCGTTCGGTGGTGGTCTCGGGTGCGGAGGTGGCGGTTGCTGATCTGGTGGGGAAGTTTGCCGGTCAGGGGCGCAGGACGAGTGTGTTGCGGGTTTCGCATGCGTTCCATTCGCCGTTGATGGAGCCGATGTTGGCGGAGTTCGGGGCGGTGGTGGCCGGGTTGTCGTTCGGTGTTCCGTCGATTCCGGTGGTGTCGGGTGTGTCGGGGGATCTGGCGTCGGGTTGGGGTTCGGCGGAGTACTGGGTGCGGCATGTGCGTGAGGCGGTCCGCTTCGCGGACGCGGTGTCGTTCGTTGCGTCGCGGGGTGTGACGTCGTTCGTCGAGATCGGTCCTGATGGTGTGCTGAGTGGGATGGCGCAGCAGTCCGTGGACACGGAGTCGGCGGTCTTCGTTCCGCTGGTGCGCAAGGGGCGTCCGGAGGTCGCCTCCACCGTGATGGCGTTGGGGCAGCTGCACGTGAGTGGCACTTCGGTGGACTGGGCGCGGTTCTTCGAGGGTTCGGGTGCCCGCCGGGTCGATCTGCCCACCTACGCCTTCCAGCGCGAGCGGTACTGGATGCAGGCGGAACTGGGAGCACCCGATGCGGGATCACTGGGGCTGGACCAGGCCGGCCACCCCCTGCTCGGCGCCGCTGTCACCCTTCCCGGAGCGGACGGGCCCGTACTGACGGGCCGGCTTTCCCTCGACAGTCAGCCGTGGCTTGCCGACCACCGCATGGGCACGTCCACCCTGTTTCCCGGTGCGGGCCTGGTGGAATTGGCCCTCTGCGCCGGTGCCCAGGTCGGATGCGACGTACTGGACGAGCTGACCCTTCAGGTGCCCCTCGTGCTCCCGCCCCGCGGCGGCGTTCAGATCCGGGTCCTGGTCGGGGCCGATGACGGTACCGGCGCCCGGAGCGTCACCGTGCATGCGCGGGACGAGGACGGCGCAGCGGGCGACGCGCCATGGACCCTGCATGCCGACGGCTTGCTGCGCCCGGACGCGGCCGTACCCGGTTTCGACGCCGCCAGCTGGCCCCCGGACGGCGCCTCGCCACTTGAACTGAACGACGTGTACGAGGAGTTGGCCCAGCAGGGGTACGCCTACGGGCCCGTGTTCCAGGGCCTCGAAGCGGCGTGGCGGCGTGGCGGCGAGATCTTCGCGGAGGTGGCTCTGCCGGAGGCGGCGGTCGCGGACGCCGAACACTACGGCCTGCACCCCGCCCTGCTCGACGCCGCACTGCACGCCTCACTCGTCGACGGCTCGGGCGCGACGCCCGGCGGCGAGGGAACGGCGAGGCTTCCCTTCGCGTGGAAGGGGGTCCGTCTCCATGCCGTGGGCGCAGCCCGGCTCCGGGTGAGGATCGCACCCGCGGGTCCCGACAGCATCACCGTGGACGGAGCGGACGCCGAGGGGCGCCCCGTGTTCTCCGTGGGTGCCCTCGTCACCCGGCCGGTGGCCGTAGCGGCCACGGCCGGAACGGCACCGCACGGGTCCCTGTACGCCGTGCGGTGGACGCCGCTCACGGTGGCCCCCGCGCCCGTCGCCCCCGAGGCCGTCGCCGTGCGGTGGGACGACCGGCACGACGGCTCCGTGCCGGAGGCCGCCGTCCTGGTCTGGGAGTGTCCGCCGCCCGTCGGTGACATGGTGTCCGACGCGCATGAACTGACCGCCCGCGCCCTCGGTGTCGTACAGGAGTGGCTGACGGAGGAGCGGTTCGCGTCCAGCAGGCTGCTCATGGTCACCCGGGGAGCGGTCGCCCTGCCGGGTGAGGAGCTGACCCGTCCGGCGGCTGCGGCCGTCTCCGGTCTTGTGCGGTCTGCTCAGACGGAGAACCCAGGACGGATTCTGCTCTCCGACATCGACCCCGACGTCACCCCGGACATCACCGCCCTGGCCGCATCCGGCGAACCCGAGTCGGCAGTCCGGGCCGGCGGCACGTGGGCACCCCGGCTGGTCCGTGTCCCGTCGGCGCCGGACACGGCGGACCGCGCTCCGTTCGGTGGTGACGACGCGACCGTACTGGTCACCGGTGGCACGGGCACCCTCGGCGCTCTCGTCGCCCGCCATCTCGTCACCGCGCACGGCGTCCGGCGTCTGGTGCTCACCGGCCGCCGCGGACCTGACGCACCCGGAGCCACCGCGCTGTGCGCCGAACTGACGGCTCTGGGCGCCGAAGTCACCGTGACGGCGTGCGACCTCTCCGACCGGGAGGCCGTCCGCGCCCTGCTGACCCCGCACCCGCCGACAGCGGTCGTCCACTGCGCGGGGGTGCTGGACGACGCCACCCTCGGCTCGCTCACCGCCGGCCAACTGGCCCGCGTGCTGCGGCCGAAGATCGACGCGGCGTGGAACCTGCATGAGCTGACGGCCGGGCTGGACCTGTCCGCCTTCGTTCTCTTCTCGTCCGTCGCGGGCGTCCTCGGTAACCCGGGGCAGGCCAACTACGCCGCCGGTAACGCCTTCCTGGACGCCCTGGCCGTCCTGCGGCAGGGCCTCGGCCTGCCGGGGCAGTCCCTCGCGTGGGGTCTGTGGGCCGACGGCATGGCGAGCGGGCTGGACGACACCGACCTGCGACGGATGAGCCGGTCCGGTGTGGCACCCCTCCTGCCGGGCGACGCCCTGACACTGCTGGACCAGGCCGGGCAGTCGGACGAGGCGCTGCTCCTCCCGGTCCGCCTCGACCTCAGGACCCTGCGCGAGGCGGAGCAGCCGGCGCCGATCCTGTCCGGCCTGGTACGCCGCAAGGCGCGTGCCACCTCCGCCGCACCCGCTCGGCAGCCCCGGTCCGGCCTGGCGGCCCTGGCGCCGAAGGAGCGGCTGCGGGCTCTGCTCGACCTCGTACGGGACGGGGTGGCCGCCGTACTCGGCCACGGGTCGGCGGCCGACGTGGAACCCGACCGGGCCTTCACCGAGATCGGGTTCGACTCCCTGACGGCCATGGAGCTGCGCAACCGGCTCGCTTCCGCCACCGGACTGAGGCTGCCCGCCACCCTGGTCTTCGACCACCCCAACGCGCGGGCCGTCGCAGGACACCTGGACACGCTGCTCGCGGGCGACAGCACCGCTGCCGCGCCCACCGCGGTTGCCGCTCGGACCGCCGACGACGACCCCGTGGTCATCGTCTCCATGGCCTGCCGCTATCCCGGCGGCGTGCGCTCGCCCGAAGACCTGTGGCGCCTCGTCGACGACGGCGTCGACGCCATCACCGAGTTCCCCCGCAACCGTGGCTGGGACCTGGAACGGCTCTACGACCCCGAGTCCACCCGGCCCGGCACCTGTTACGTACGCCATGGCGGATTCCTGCACGACGCCGCCGACTTCGATCCCGGCTTCTTCGGCATGAGCCCGAACGACGCACTGACCACCGACCCGCAGCACCGGCTGATGCTGGAGGTGGCGTGGGAGGCGATGGAGCGGGCGACGATCGATCCGCTCTCGCTGAAGGGCACCGCCACCGGCGTCTTCACCGGCACGATGTACCACGACTACGCGGGCAACAGCGCCGCCGGATCGCTCGGCCCCGGCCGCGTCTCGTACACCTTCGGTTTCGAGGGGCCCTCGCTGGCCGTCGACACCGCGTGCTCGTCGTCCTTGGTCGCGCTGCACCTGGCCGCCCAGGCCGTGCGGTCGGGCGAATGCGGGCTCGCCCTGGTCGGCGGTGTGACCGTCATGTCGACCCCCGAGACGTTCGTCGAGTTCGCCCGGCAGCGCGGGCTGTCCCGCGACGGCCGGTGCCGCTCGTTCTCCGCGGCCGCCGACGGCGCCGCCTGGTCCGAGGGCGCGGGCGTGCTCGTGATCGAACGGCTCTCCGACGCCCGCCGGAACGGGCATCCGGTCCTGGCCGTCCTGCGCGGCAGTGCGGTCAACCAGGACGGTGCCAGCAACGGGCTCATGGCGCCCAACGGCCCGTCCCAGCAACGCGTCATCCGGCAGGCCCTCGCGAACGCGGGCCTCGGCACCGCCGACGTCGACGCGGTCGAGGCCCACGGGACCGGGACCACCCTGGGCGACCCGATCGAGGCGCAGGCCCTGCTCGCCACGTACGGCCGGGGCCGCCCCGCGGACCAGCCGCTGTACCTGGGTTCGATCAAGTCGAACATCGGGCACGCGCAGGCCGCCGCCGGCATCGCCGGAGTGATCAAGATGGTCGAAGCGATGCGGCACGGAGTCCTGCCGAGCTCCCTCCACCTGGAGGAGCCCTCGCCCCAGGTCGACTGGGCGACGGGTGACGTCACCCTGCTGACGGCGGCGCGCCCCTGGCCCGAACTGGACCGCCCGCGCCGCGCCGGAATCTCCTCGTTCGGCATCAGCGGCACCAACGCCCACGTGATCATCGAGGCGCCGGCGCCCGACGCCGCAGCGGACATGGCCGCCCCCGCCCCTGAGCGGAGCGCCCCCGTGCCGTGGCTCCTGTCGGCCCGCGACCCCGAGGGCACGGCCCGCCAGGCCGGTCGGCTGCTGGCCCACCTGGAGTCCCGGCCCGACGCGGACGCACTCGACGTCGCCCACTCCCTGGCCACCACCCGCACCCCCCTGGAACAGCGCGCCGCGCTCCTGGTCACCGACCGGGCCCAGGCCGTGCGCGATCTGGCCGTGCTCGCCGACGGCGGGACCACCGCCTCCCTCGTAGCCGGGCAGGACACCGGACGCACCGGCGGCGGCCCGACCGCCTTCCTCTTCTCCGGCCAGGGATCCCAGCGCCTCGGCATGGGCGGGCGGCTCCACCGCACCCACCCCGCCTTCGCGCAGGCCTTCGACGAGGCCGTCGCCGCGCTCGACGTCCACCTCGACCGGCCGCTCGCCGGCATCATCCGCGAGGACGAAGCCGCACTGAACCGCACCGGGTACACGCAGGCCGCACTGTTCGCCTTCGAGGTGGCGCAGTTCCGGCTCCTGGAGTCCTGGGGCGTCCGCCCCGACTTCCTCGCCGGCCACTCCATCGGCGAACTGGTCGCCGCCCACGTCTGTGGGGCCCTGTCGCTGCCGGACGCCGCACGCCTGGTCGCCGCACGCGGCCTTCTGATGCAGGCGCTGCCGGAGGGCGGTGCCATGGCCGCGCTGCGGGCGAGCGAGGACGAGGTGGCTCCGCTCCTCACCGGGGACGCCGCCGTCGCCGCCGTCAACGGCCCCGAGTCCGTTGTCGTGTCGGGCACCGCCAGTGCCGTACGGGCCGTGACGGACCACTTCGCGGCGCTGGGCCGCTCGGCCAAGCCGCTGCGGGTGTCGCACGCCTTCCACTCGCCGCTGATGGAACCCATGCTGGCCGACTTCGCGCGCGCCGCCGCCGGGATGACGGTGCGGGAACCGTCCGTTCCGCTCGTCTCCACCCTGACCGGACGCATCGTGACGGCCGCGGACCTCGCCGACCCCCGGCACTGGGTCGCGCACGTGCGGGAAGCGGTGCGGTTCGCCGACGCCGTACACACTCTGGACGAGGCGGGTGTCACCACCTACGTGGAGATCGGCCCGGACGCGGCACTGTCCGCCCTCGGCCCCGCCTGCCTGCCGGACACCACCACTGCCGCGTTCCTGCCGTTGTCCCGCCGTGACCGCGACGAGGCGGCGGAACTGGTGGGAGCCCTCGCGCTCGCCCACGTACGCCATGTCCCGGTCGACTGGACGCGGTTCTTCGCCGGGAGCGGGGCGAACCGCATCGACCTGCCGACGTACGCGTTCCGCCGCGAGCCGTTCTGGGCGCTGCCCGAACGGGCCGGGGCCGACCTCACCGCGGCCGGACTCGGCGCGACGGAACACCCGCTGCTCGGCGCGGTCGTGGCGCTCCCCGACGGCGGGGCCCTCCTGACCGGCCGGCTGAACCGGACCGAGCTGCCCTGGCTCGACGACCACGACCTGCTCGGGACCCCCGTCCTGCCCGCCGCGGCCTTCGCCGACCTTGCCCTGAGCGCCGGTACGGAGACGGGCTGCCCCCGCCTGGACGAGCTGACGGTGACGGCCCAGCTGCCGCTCGCCGCCGGCCCCGGCACCGCGCTCCGGGTCACCGTCGGTGCGCCCGCGGACGACGGCCGCCGTACGGTCGACATCCACTCCAGGACGCAGGGCGTGCGACCGGAGGACGGCGAAGGTGCCTGGGTCCGGCACGCCCGGGGTGTCCTCGCCCCGCCCGCCGCCGACCCGGCCGACGAGACGACCGCCTGGCCGCCGCCCGGCGCCACCCCGGTGGACCCGGCCACCCTCTACGACCGGTTGTTCGCCCTCGGCCACGGACACGGCCCGGCCTTCCGCACCATCGGGTCCGCCTGGCGGCGCGGGGACGAACTCTTCGCCGACGCCGTGCTCGACGAGCAGACGGCCCGTGAGCAGTGCGTGCTGCATCCGGCCCTCCTCGACGCGGCCGTCCAGCTGGCCCGCTTCGGCGCCTTGCCCGACGGCACGGAGCCGGACGAGGGCACGCCGCTGAGCCCCGCGGCCTGGACCGGCGTACAGGTGCACCGCAGCGGCGCCACCGAACTGCGGATACGGGTCCGGCCGACCGGCCCGGACCGTGCGTCGTTCGACCTCGCGGACGGCCGGGGGCGGCCCGTGCTGACCGCCGCGGACATCAGCTGGAAGCCGGTCACCCCGGCCGAACTGACCGCCGGCACTCCTACGGGCGCGCTGTACCGGCTGGAGTGGGTGCCCGCACCCGTCGACATCGCCGACCTCGGATCCAGGACCGCAGTCCTCGCCTCCGCCGGACCCCTCGACGACCCGCGCACCGGCCTCCCCTTCCCGGCCTTCGACCCGCGCGGGCCCCGGGACGGGGACGCCCCCGACTTCGTCCTGCTGCCCCTGCCCGCCCCGTCCGGCGACGTGCCGGAAGCCGTCCGCACGCACGGCGCCGAGGTCCTCGCACACCTGCGAGAGTTCCTCCACCACACGCAGGACGGAGGAACGACCCGGCTGGTGGTCGTCACCCGGAACGCCGTCCCGGCGGGGGACGAGGCGCCCGACGTCCGGCACGCGGCCGTGTGGGGTCTCGTCCGGGCGGCACAGAGCGAACACCCCGGGCGGTTCGTCCTCGCCGACGTGGACGGACTGGACGCCTCCGCGACCGCACTGCCGGACGCGCTCGCCACCGGCGCCGACGAACTCGCCGTCCGGGGCGGCACCGTACTCGTCCCGAAGCTGGTCCCGGCGGCACCGGACACCGACCCGACCGCCCCCGCGGCCGGCGGCGGCACCGTCCTCGTCACCGGCGCGGTCTCCGCGACGGGCGCCGCACTGGTCCGCCGCCTCGTCGCCGAACACGGCGTCACCCGCGTCCTCCTCGCCGGCGGACCCGTGGCTCCCGGCGCGGCGGACACGCTCACGGACGGCACCGACGCGGCACTCGTCATCAGCGACTGCGACCCCGCCGACCGCGAAGCGCTCGCCGGTCTGCTGGCCGGCCTTCCCGAACGCCTCCCGCTCACCGCCGTCGTCCACACGGGTCCCACCGGGGAGGGCGCGCCGATCGGCGAACGCACACCGCACCTCCTCGACGAAGCGCTGCGCAGCCACGCCGACGTCGCCTGGAACCTGCACGAACTCACCACCGGACTCGACCTGTCGGCCTTCGTCCTGCTCACCTCGACCCACGGCCTGGTGCACGGCGCCGGAGCAGCCCACCAGGCTGCCGCACACACCTTCCTGGACGCCGTCGCCCGGCACCGGCACAGCCTCGGCCTCCCCGCGACGGCCGTCGCCACCGGCCCCGCGGAGGCCGGCCCCGGCCTCCTGCCACTGACCGCCGAGCGCACCGCGGCACTCCTCGGCGACGCGCTGCACACACCGGCCGCCGCCCTGTTCGCCCTGCACCCCGACCAGGGCGCCCTGCGCACCCTCGCCGGTCATCTGCCCCCCGTACTCGGGACACTGGCCCGCACCCCCGGCAGCCCCGGAACCCGTCCGGGCACCGGCCTCACCGTCGCCGCCGAGCTGCGCCGGCGCCTCGCCGGCCGGGGCGAGGAGGAGCGGGGGCGCATCCTCCTGGAGCTCGTCCGCTCACACGTCGCCACGCTGCTCGGCCACCCCACCCCCGACGCGGTCGGTGCCGACCGGGCCTTCCAGGACCTCGGCTTCGACTCACTGGCCGCCGTCGAACTCCGCCGCCGCCTCGGCAGCGCCACCGGCCTCGGCCTCCCCGCCAGCCTCGTCTTCGACCACCCGGACTCCCGCGCGGTCGCGGCGCACCTCAACGGACTGATCGACGACGGATCCGAGGAACAGGACGCTTCCGAAGCCCTGTTGGGCATGCTCGACCGACTCGACGCGAGCCTCACCGCCGCACAGCCCGACGCAGGTGCCCGCCCGCGCATCACCTCCCGCCTGGAAGCACTGCTGCGCCGCTGGCAGGACACCCACGGCGACGACACCGGCCGCACCCGGCACGAGGACGACGACGCACTCGACTCGGTCACCGACGACGAACTGTTCGACGTGCTGGACCAGGAGATCGGACTCCTCTAG